The Lysobacter enzymogenes genome window below encodes:
- a CDS encoding NAD(P)/FAD-dependent oxidoreductase, translating into MLRLTDLKLPLDHPEAALREAIVARLGIADDELAGYTVAKRSYDARRRGAIVLIYSVDVDTPREADILRRLQLDAEAAQFARDGDGGKVMRTPDTSYKFVARAPQELPLRPLVVGMGPCGLFAALVLAQMGFRPIVLERGKAVRERTKDTWGLWRKKTLNPESNVQFGEGGAGTFSDGKLWSQISDPKHYGRKVIDEFVRAGAPEEIAYVSKPHIGTFRLVSMVEQMRATIESLGGEIRFSHRVDDLLVETDSAGVRHVRGVTLEGGEQLRADHVVMALGHSARDTFAMLHARGVFVEAKPFSIGFRIEHPQSLIDTARFGPQAGHPLLGAADYKLVHHCRNGRSVYSFCMCPGGTVVAAASEPGRVVTNGMSQYSRNERNANAAIVCGITPEDFAPYGEGPLAGIELQRHWEARAFELGGGEYEAPGQLVGDFLKGQASSEFGAVLPSYKPGVRLGDLAPSLPEYAIAAIREALPAFEKQIRGFAMRDAILTGVETRTSSPVRITRGDDGHSLNTRGLFPAGEGAGYAGGILSAGVDGIRTAEAVALDIVSAAARAA; encoded by the coding sequence ATGCTTCGACTGACCGACCTCAAGCTGCCGCTGGACCACCCCGAGGCGGCGCTGCGCGAAGCGATCGTGGCGCGGCTCGGCATCGCCGACGACGAACTGGCCGGTTACACCGTCGCCAAGCGCAGCTACGACGCGCGCCGGCGCGGCGCGATCGTGCTGATCTATTCGGTCGACGTGGACACCCCGCGCGAAGCCGACATCCTGCGCCGGTTGCAGCTCGACGCCGAGGCCGCCCAGTTCGCGCGCGACGGCGACGGCGGCAAGGTGATGCGCACGCCGGACACGAGCTACAAATTCGTCGCGCGCGCGCCGCAGGAGCTGCCGCTGCGTCCGCTCGTCGTCGGCATGGGCCCGTGCGGCCTGTTCGCGGCGCTGGTGCTCGCGCAGATGGGCTTCCGGCCGATCGTGCTGGAGCGCGGCAAGGCCGTGCGCGAGCGGACCAAGGACACCTGGGGCCTGTGGCGCAAGAAGACGCTGAACCCCGAATCCAACGTGCAGTTCGGCGAAGGCGGCGCGGGCACGTTCTCCGACGGCAAGCTGTGGAGCCAGATCAGCGACCCGAAGCACTACGGGCGCAAGGTGATCGACGAGTTCGTCCGGGCCGGCGCGCCGGAGGAGATCGCCTACGTCAGCAAGCCGCACATCGGAACGTTCCGGCTGGTGTCGATGGTCGAGCAGATGCGCGCGACGATCGAATCGCTGGGCGGCGAAATCCGCTTCAGCCACCGCGTCGACGATCTGCTGGTCGAGACCGACAGCGCCGGCGTGCGCCACGTGCGCGGTGTGACGCTCGAAGGCGGCGAACAGTTGCGCGCCGACCACGTGGTCATGGCGCTGGGCCACAGCGCCCGCGACACCTTTGCGATGCTGCATGCGCGCGGCGTGTTCGTCGAAGCCAAACCGTTCTCGATCGGTTTCCGCATCGAACACCCGCAGTCGTTGATCGATACTGCCCGCTTCGGCCCGCAGGCCGGGCATCCCCTGCTCGGCGCCGCCGATTACAAGCTCGTGCACCATTGCCGCAACGGCCGCTCGGTCTACAGCTTCTGCATGTGCCCGGGCGGCACCGTGGTCGCCGCGGCCAGCGAGCCCGGGCGCGTGGTCACCAACGGCATGAGCCAGTACTCGCGCAACGAGCGCAACGCCAACGCGGCGATCGTCTGCGGCATCACCCCGGAGGATTTCGCGCCGTACGGCGAGGGCCCGCTGGCCGGCATCGAGCTGCAACGGCACTGGGAAGCGCGCGCGTTCGAACTCGGCGGCGGCGAGTACGAAGCGCCGGGGCAGTTGGTCGGCGATTTCCTCAAGGGCCAGGCATCGAGCGAATTCGGCGCGGTGCTGCCGTCGTACAAGCCCGGCGTGCGCCTCGGCGATCTGGCGCCGTCGCTGCCCGAGTACGCGATCGCGGCGATCCGCGAAGCGCTGCCGGCGTTCGAGAAGCAGATCCGCGGCTTCGCGATGCGCGACGCGATCTTGACCGGCGTGGAGACCCGCACGTCCTCGCCGGTGCGCATCACCCGCGGCGACGACGGCCACAGCTTGAACACGCGCGGCCTGTTTCCGGCCGGCGAGGGCGCCGGTTACGCGGGCGGCATCCTGTCGGCCGGCGTCGACGGCATCCGCACGGCCGAGGCGGTCGCGCTGGATATCGTTTCGGCTGCCGCACGAGCCGCTTAG
- a CDS encoding RidA family protein, which translates to MPHAHPHVDRKNYAALPDAVGPYSHAVKHGQTLYLSGFTAFGTAAQGSSLAEQADAVFDQIEAVAAAEGVGMRSLLKVTVFITDIGQIAQLRPVLLRRYDGNLPASSLVEVSKLFSPELNIEIEAIFAV; encoded by the coding sequence ATGCCGCACGCTCATCCCCACGTGGACCGAAAGAACTACGCCGCGCTTCCCGACGCGGTGGGCCCCTACTCCCACGCGGTCAAGCACGGGCAAACGCTTTACCTTTCCGGATTCACCGCATTCGGCACCGCCGCCCAGGGCAGCAGCCTGGCGGAACAGGCCGACGCCGTTTTCGATCAGATCGAAGCCGTGGCCGCAGCCGAGGGCGTGGGTATGCGCTCGCTGCTCAAAGTCACCGTGTTCATCACCGATATCGGCCAGATAGCGCAGCTCCGGCCCGTATTGTTGCGTCGCTACGACGGAAATCTTCCGGCCAGCAGCCTCGTCGAGGTTTCGAAACTGTTTTCGCCGGAACTGAACATCGAGATCGAGGCCATTTTCGCGGTCTGA
- a CDS encoding VOC family protein translates to MNLIAHVEIPVADLDRAMRFYALVFDVRFGDVVTVHGSRMAHFPFQEGSDGASGALAQGEVYVPTKNGAIVYFSVADIEPVLEKAVIQGGKVLFPKTPVDAVQFVAEIEDSEGNRIAILSA, encoded by the coding sequence GTGAACCTGATAGCGCATGTGGAAATACCCGTAGCCGATCTCGACCGAGCGATGCGCTTCTATGCGCTCGTCTTCGACGTGCGCTTCGGCGACGTGGTGACGGTCCACGGCAGCAGGATGGCCCATTTCCCGTTTCAGGAAGGCAGCGACGGCGCCAGCGGGGCGCTGGCCCAGGGCGAGGTCTACGTGCCGACGAAGAACGGGGCGATCGTCTATTTCAGCGTCGCCGACATCGAGCCGGTGCTGGAAAAAGCCGTAATCCAAGGCGGCAAGGTGCTGTTTCCGAAGACGCCGGTCGACGCGGTCCAGTTCGTGGCCGAGATCGAGGACAGCGAAGGCAACCGGATCGCGATTCTCTCGGCCTGA